One window of Trifolium pratense cultivar HEN17-A07 linkage group LG5, ARS_RC_1.1, whole genome shotgun sequence genomic DNA carries:
- the LOC123887497 gene encoding phytochrome B-2, with protein MASTSKTPPETNTNAANATTTKDEINNNNKLKSLSMKKAIAQYTEDARLHAVFEQSGDSFDYTESIRVTAAATESVPEQQITAYLARIQRGGFIQPFGSMIAVDEPSFRVLAYSENARDMLGIAPQSVPSLEDQDSFTSSFCLGIDVRSLFTNSSSILLEKAFAAREISLMNPIWIHSRSTGKPYYGILHRIDVGVVIDLEPARSEDPALSIAGAVQSQKLAVRAISQLQSLPGGDVKVLCDAVVESVRELTGYDRVMVYKFHEDEHGEVVAESKRIDLEPYIGLHYPATDIPQASRFLFKQNRVRMIVDCNASPVRVFQDEALVQPVCLVGSTLRAPHGCHAQYMANMGSIASLVMAVIINGNDEEGGGIGGTGRSSMKLWGLVVCHHTSARCIPFPLRYACEFLMQAFGLQLNMELQLAVQSLEKRVLRTQTLLCDMLLRDSPTGIVTQSPSIMDLVKCDGAALFYQGNYYPLGVTPTESQIRDIIEWLLAFHGDSTGLSTDSLADAGYPGAASLGDAVCGMAVAYITEKDFLFWFRSHTAKEIKWGGAKHHPEDKDDGQRMHPRSSFKAFLEVVKSRSMQWENAEMDAIHSLQLILRDSFKEAENNDSKAVVHTHMAELELQGVDELSSVAREMVRLIETATAPIFAVDVEGRINGWNAKISELTGLLVEDAMGKSLVHDLVYKESQESVDKLLSHALKGEEDKNVEIKMKTFGPGNQNKAVFIVVNACSSKDYTNSIVGVCFVGQDVTGQKVVMDKFINIQGDYKAIVHSPNALIPPIFASDDNTCCLEWNNAMEKLSGWSRADVIGKLLVGEVFGSFCQLKGSDSMTKFMIVLHNALGGQDTDKFPFSFLDRHGKYVQTFLTANKRVNIDGQIIGSFCFLQIVSPELQQALTVQRQQDTSSFARMKELAYICQEVKNPLSGIRFTNSLLESTCLTDEQKQLLETSAACEKQMLKIIRDIDLESVEDGSLELEKREFLLENVINAVVSQVMLLLRERNLQLIRDIPEEIKTLAVYGDQLRIQQVLADFLMNVVRYAPSPDGWVEIHVFPRIKQISDGLTILHAEFRMVCPGEGLPPELIQDMFHNSRWVTQEGLGLSMSRKIIKLMNGEVQYVREAERCYFLVFLELPVTRRSLKNVN; from the exons ATGGCTTCAACTAGTAAAACACCACCAGAAACAAATACAAATGCAGCAAATGCAACAACCACAAAAGACGaaatcaacaacaataacaaactCAAATCATTATCAATGAAAAAAGCCATAGCTCAATACACCGAAGACGCAAGACTTCACGCTGTTTTTGAACAATCCGGAGATTCTTTCGACTACACTGAATCGATTCGTGTAACTGCCGCTGCAACTGAATCTGTTCCTGAACAACAAATAACTGCTTATTTAGCTAGAATTCAACGTGGCGGTTTTATTCAACCTTTTGGTTCAATGATCGCAGTTGATGAACCTTCTTTTCGTGTTCTTGCTTATTCTGAAAACGCACGTGATATGCTTGGTATTGCTCCTCAATCTGTTCCTTCTTTAGAAGATCAAGATTCTTTTACTTCTTCTTTTTGTTTAGGTATTGATGTTCGTTCACTTTTTACTAATTCGAGTTCGATTTTGCTTGAGAAAGCTTTCGCGGCTCGTGAAATTAGTTTGATGAATCCTATTTGGATTCATTCTAGATCTACTGGTAAGCCTTATTATGGAATTTTACATCGGATTGATGTTGGTGTTGTTATTGATTTGGAGCCTGCTAGATCTGAGGATCCAGCACTTTCGATTGCTGGTGCTGTTCAGTCTCAGAAGCTAGCTGTTAGAGCGATTTCGCAGCTTCAATCGCTTCCTGGTGGTGATGTTAAGGTTTTATGTGATGCTGTTGTTGAGAGTGTTAGAGAATTGACTGGTTATGATAGGGTTATGGTTTATAAGTTTCATGAGGATGAACATGGGGAAGTTGTTGCTGAGAGTAAGAGGATTGATTTGGAGCCTTATATTGGTTTGCATTATCCTGCTACGGATATACCTCAGGCTTCGAGGTTTTTGTTTAAGCAGAATAGGGTTAGGATGATTGTGGATTGTAATGCTTCTCCTGTTAGGGTTTTTCAGGATGAGGCACTTGTTCAGCCTGTTTGTTTGGTTGGGAGTACTCTTCGTGCTCCTCACGGTTGTCATGCTCAGTATATGGCGAATATGGGTTCTATTGCTTCTTTGGTTATGGCTGTTATTATTAATGGGAATGATGAAGAGGGTGGTGGGATTGGTGGTACTGGAAGAAGTTCGATGAAACTTTGGGGTCTTGTTGTTTGTCATCATACTTCTGCTAGGTGTATTCCTTTTCCTCTTAGGTATGCTTGCGAGTTTTTAATGCaggcttttgggcttcaattgaaTATGGAACTTCAGTTAGCAGTGCAGTCGTTGGAGAAACGGGTTTTGAGGACACAGACTCTGTTGTGTGATATGTTACTTAGGGATTCTCCTACTGGGATTGTTACGCAGAGTCCTAGTATTATGGACTTGGTTAAGTGTGATGGGGCTGCTTTGTTTTATCAGGGAAACTACTATCCGTTGGGTGTTACTCCTACGGAGTCTCAGATAAGGGATATTATAGAGTGGTTGTTGGCCTTCCATGGTGATTCAACGGGTTTGAGTACTGATAGTTTGGCTGATGCTGGCTATCCTGGGGCTGCTTCTCTTGGGGATGCAGTTTGTGGGATGGCTGTTGCGTATATCACTGAAAAGGATTTCCTTTTCTGGTTCAGATCTCATACGGCAAAAGAGATTAAATGGGGTGGTGCGAAGCATCACCCAGAGGATAAAGATGATGGTCAGAGAATGCATCCTCGGTCTTCCTTCAAGGCCTTTTTAGAAGTAGTCAAGAGCCGTAGTATGCAGTGGGAGAATGCAGAAATGGATGCAATTCACTCCTTGCAGCTTATTCTGCGAGACTCATTTAAGGAAGCCGAGAATAACGATTCAAAGGCTGTTGTGCATACTCATATGGCAGAACTAGAGTTGCAAGGGGTGGATGAACTGAGTTCTGTGGCTAGGGAAATGGTCAGGTTAATAGAAACTGCCACTGCTCCCATATTTGCCGTTGATGTCGAAGGCCGTATCAATGGGTGGAATGCAAAGATTTCTGAATTGACGGGACTTCTGGTAGAGGACGCCATGGGGAAGTCTTTGGTTCATGATCTTGTGTATAAGGAGTCTCAAGAATCTGTGGACAAGCTTCTTTCTCATGCTTTAAAAG GTGAAGAAGATAAGAATGTTGAGATAAAAATGAAGACGTTTGGCCCAGGGAATCAAAATAAGGCAGTTTTTATAGTGGTGAATGCTTGCTCCAGCAAGGATTATACAAATAGTATAGTTGGAGTGTGCTTTGTTGGTCAAGATGTTACCGGTCAAAAAGTTGTAATGGACAAGTTCATTAACATACAAGGTGACTACAAGGCCATTGTACATAGTCCAAATGCATTGATCCCTCCCATTTTTGCATCGGATGATAACACATGTTGCTTAGAGTGGAACAATGCTATGGAAAAGCTCAGTGGTTGGAGCCGTGCAGATGTTATTGGCAAATTGTTGGTGGGAGAGGTTTTTGGTAGTTTCTGTCAGTTGAAGGGTTCAGATTCTATGACAAAATTCATGATTGTCTTGCACAATGCACTTGGTGGACAAGACACGGACAAATTCCCATTTTCATTTCTTGACCGACATGGAAAGTATGTTCAGACTTTCTTGACCGCAAATAAAAGGGTTAACATTGATGGCCAGATCATTGGCTCTTTTTGCTTTTTACAAATTGTGAGCCCTGAACTTCAACAGGCTCTGACAGTCCAGAGACAACAGGATACTAGTAGCTTTGCTAGGATGAAAGAGTTAGCTTATATTTGTCAAGAAGTAAAGAATCCCTTGAGTGGCATACGCTTTACAAACTCTCTTTTGGAGTCTACATGCTTGACTGATGAGCAAAAGCAGTTACTTGAGACTAGTGCTGCTTGCGAGAAGCAAATGTTAAAGATAATACGGGACATTGATCTGGAAAGCGTCGAGGATGG GTCCCTGGAGCTTGAGAAGCGGGAATTCTTGCTCGAGAATGTCATAAATGCAGTAGTTAGCCAAGTAATGTTATTGCTAAGAGAAAGAAATTTACAGTTGATTCGTGATATTCCTGAAGAAATCAAGACATTGGCTGTCTATGGTGATCAATTGAGGATTCAACAAGTTTTGGCTGATTTCTTAATGAATGTGGTGCGCTATGCACCATCTCCAGATGGTTGGGTAGAGATTCATGTGTTTCcaagaataaaacaaatttcagatGGGCTCACTATTCTGCATGCTGAATTTAG gaTGGTGTGTCCTGGTGAAGGTCTTCCGCCTGAATTGATTCAAGACATGTTCCATAACAGTCGGTGGGTGACTCAAGAAGGCTTAGGGCTGAGCATGAGCAGGaagataataaaattaatgaatggTGAAGTCCAATATGTCAGGGAGGCAGAACGGTGCTACTTTTTGGTTTTTCTTGAACTACCTGTGACGCGGAGAAGCCTTAAAAATGTTAATTAG
- the LOC123887208 gene encoding protein FAR-RED IMPAIRED RESPONSE 1-like: MQEISKSPSREGENKESEIYDDKLDSNIVCEEEAPRTAMTFSSEEEVTLYYMNYARHMGFGISKISSKNGDDGKKYFTLACKKVYDKMKDIEFKVSFNEKDFELQCTCCLFEFKGILCRHILCVLQLSCKTESVPPCYMFSQWRKDIKRKHTLIKCGFDNLTGNAEFQRVGKACDAFYEVASTEIKTEEELLKVMDWIKDLKIELTCKKSSPRIREEDGSIRNQVSSILDPVEARRKGRPREKRKAAKVDQIVKKKLAKKKTQTSQKRKNSQSQEEHEHNDLLSSGNGGINSLAPFDSTQEQNGDVYQCEQRYLWRTEYGTVYNLAPFNPNQVQNGELDQVSYYSQNINQTATCSKVSQAQNHMKDQPPTL; encoded by the exons A TGCAAGAAATATCTAAATCACCATCTCGTGAAGGAGAAAACAAAGAATCTGAAATTTATGATGATAAGTTAGATTCAAATATTGTTTGCGAAGAAGAAGCACCTAGGACTGCAATGACATTTAGTTCTGAAGAGGAAGTTACCTTGTATTATATGAATTATGCTCGACATATGGGTTTTGGAATTAGTAAAATAAGTTCGAAAAATGGAGATGacggaaaaaaatattttactttagCATG TAAGAAAGTATATGACAAAATGAAAGACATCGAGTTCAAGGTGTCATTCAATGAGAAAGATTTTGAATTACAATGTACATGTTGCTTATTTGAGTTTAAAGGTATTTTGTGTAGACACATCCTTTGTGTGCTTCAATTGTCATGTAAAACAGAGTCAGTGCCGCCTTGTTATATGTTTTCACAGTGGAGGAAGGATATAAAGCGAAAACATACACTTATTAAATGTGGTTTTGATAACTTGACTGGAAATGCTGAATTCCAGCGTGTTGGTAAGGCTTGTGATGCCTTTTACGAAGTTGCTTCTACAGAGATAAAGACCGAAGAAGAATTATTAAAAGTTATGGATTGGATCAAGGACTTGAAAATAGAGTTAACTTGTAAAAAGTCATCTCCAAGAATTAGAGAAGAAGATGGTTCAATTCGAAATCAAGTGTCTAGCATTCTTGACCCTGTAGAGGCTCGAAGAAAAGGACGTCCTCGTGAAAAAAGAAAGGCTGCTAAAGTTGATCAAATTGTGAAGAAGAAACTTGcaaaaaagaaaactcaaactagccaaaagagaaaaaattccCAAAGTCAAGAAGAG CATGAGCATAATGATCTTTTGAGTAGTGGAAATGGTGGTATAAATAGCTTAGCTCCATTTGATTCAACTCAAGAGCAGAATGGTGATGTATATCAG TGTGAGCAAAGGTATCTATGGAGGACTGAATATGGTACTGTATACAATTTAGCTCCCTTCAATCCAAATCAAGTACAAAATGGTGAATTAGATCAG GTTTCATATTATTCTCAAAACATAAACCAAACTGCTACTTGTTCTAAAGTTTCACAG GCACAAAACCATATGAAAGACCAGCCGCCAACATTATGA
- the LOC123886264 gene encoding PKS-NRPS hybrid synthetase cheA-like: protein MAGKRELVLGICAPGIVEVPPDKPPSRPVAYEIDTSDHFYTEMATPDRDELIRWAREIALKLKFAIVIGKSDNGSDKRKQYFRLDCERGGRYVSTNKKLKSDQTGTRKCGCPFRLRGYCHADKTWHLTVVNGKHNHELDKAVEGHLIVGRLKPEERQCMEEMSRNLVPPKNIMSTLKDRDPNNKTTAKQLYNLSHRLKLKMRASMTEMQHLSKRLVENGYFFKHRTVVADGSEHVQDIFFAHPKSISLFNSFPTVLLMDSTYKTNKYKMPLFEIVGFTSTGRSFNVGFAWLTNEREDNFTWALEQCVSLLRNEDVRPKVIVTDWDLALMNAVSEVFPTSAAMVCRFHVKKNVSSKMKEIVKIKNGENEKQTDVWDQITDAFNDVLESPTEKEYADNVMVFRELCARWPKFLRYVEETVLDTDKERVVNAWVDQHMHMGNHTTNRAESCHGVLKGYLKDGNGDLVKGWEAINKMLISQFTEVQGEFGRSMSVAEHRYDDDPLYAFLFYKISRKAMDHIYDEANRVEECGMDSKKCGCVMRRTYGLPCACLIAKKIKNNKPIRLDEIHPQWKKLCFEDEPAPGDVADDYDCLAEWKAIQERLKTADVSVKNDIRNQLRLIAYPETTSVKPPLQKAKTKGARKKKSVRVTRSTSRDKSRWEHVDDHIAATQASQSQPTKSKPSTSQTVPEVPKELVISTLTPAPPAPPEIPFINHMPKFMHPFIEDIIDVEGDGYCGYRVVALHQKENQQDYELIRLNMERELRLHKESYVELFDTERYKYVTDALFPPPRRSKHAIATKDKWFTFPDMGYVVATHFQRVVVQLSNMERCGASRTCFPLRGKPPSDTSDLDSKIICIGALADHFVLVRLKVGCPIPPTAHQWKNSCSEEAAEWEPMFLDRMQKFGELLTIERAGDDLVTIGKGSKDNPLEL, encoded by the exons ATGGCGGGCAAACGAGAGCTTGTGCTAGGTATCTGTGCCCCGGGAATTGTTGAGGTTCCGCCTGATAAACCTCCATCTAGACCTGTTGCATATGAGATTGATACATCAGATCATTTTTACACTGAAATGGCAACCCCTGACCGAGATGAGTTGATTAGATGGGCTCGGGAGATTGCCTTAAAGCTAAAGTTTGCAATTGTAATTGGCAAATCCGACAACGGCAGCGATAAGAGGAAGCAATATTTCAGGTTGGATTGCGAGCGGGGAGGCCGGTACGTGTCAACAAATAAGAAGCTAAAATCTGATCAAACCGGCACGAGGAAATGCGGCTGTCCATTTCGACTCCGTGGTTATTGTCATGCCGATAAAACATGGCATTTGACCGTTGTAAATGGCAAACATAACCACGAGTTGGACAAGGCAGTTGAAGGCCATCTCATTGTCGGTCGTCTCAAACCGGAAGAAAGGCAATGTATGGAGGAAATGTCAAGGAATTTGGTTCCGCCTAAGAATATAATGTCCACATTGAAAGATAGGGATCCAAACAACAAGACAACGGCAAAGCAACTCTACAATTTAAGTCATcgattaaaacttaaaatgagGGCATCAATGACTGAAATGCAACACCTCTCCAAAAGACTTGTCGAgaacgggtattttttcaaacatagGACGGTTGTTGCAGACGGATCCGAACACGTTCAAGACATTTTCTTTGCACATCCTAAATCTATAAGTTTGTTCAATTCTTTTCCTACTGTGCTTTTGATGGATTCGacatacaaaacaaacaaatacaaaatgcCGTTATTTGAGATTGTCGGATTCACATCAACTGGGAGATCTTTCAATGTTGGATTTGCTTGGCTTACCAATGAAAGAGAAGACAACTTCACTTGGGCTCTAGAGCAGTGTGTCAGTCTCTTAAGGAATGAGGATGTTAGACCGAAGGTGATTGTCACCGATTGGGATTTGGCTCTGATGAATGCAGTTTCCGAGGTATTTCCAACATCGGCTGCAATGGTTTGTCGTTTCCATGTAAAAAAGAACGTGAGCTCTAAGATGAAGGAAATTGTGAAAATCAAGAATGGAGAGAATGAGAAGCAGACTGATGTGTGGGATCAAATCACCGATGCTTTTAATGATGTGTTAGAGTCGCCAACGGAAAAAGAATATGCTGACAATGTTATGGTGTTTAGGGAGCTCTGTGCGAGATGGCCAAAGTTTTTGCGTTATGTTGAAGAGACTGTCCTAGACACTGATAAAGAAAGGGTTGTCAATGCTTGGGTAGACCAACATATGCACATGGGGAATCACACCACGAATAGAGCTGAATCATGTCATGGTGTGTTGAAAGGTTACTTGAAGGACGGTAACGGTGACTTGGTGAAAGGATGGGAAGCGATAAATAAGATGTTGATAAGTCAGTTCACCGAAGTACAAGGTGAATTCGGTCGGAGTATGTCTGTTGCGGAACACAGATACGATGATGATCCTCTTTACGCATTCTTGTTTTATAAAATCTCAAGAAAGGCTATGGATCACATTTATGACGAAGCAAACAGGGTCGAAGAATGTGGTATGGATAGCAAAAAGTGTGGCTGTGTTATGAGAAGGACATACGGGTTGCCATGTGCATGCTTGATTGCgaagaagataaaaaataacaaacctatcCGACTGGATGAGATTCACCCTCAATGGAAGAAACTGTGTTTCGAAGATGAGCCGGCACCGGGCGACGTGGCTGACGATTATGATTGCTTGGCTGAGTGGAAAGCAATTCAG gAACGATTAAAAACAGCCGATGTTAGCGTGAAGAATGATATTAGGAATCAACTTCGTCTCATTGCATATCCAGAAACCACCTCTGTGAAACCTCCGCTTCAAAAGGCCAAAACAAAAGGtgctagaaagaaaaaatcagTTCGTGTCACAAGATCCACGAGCAGGGATAAGTCTCGGTGGGAGCATGTTGATGATCATATTGCAGCTACACAGGCATCTCAGTCGCAACCAACAAAGTCAAAGCCGTCGACTTCACAAACAGTGCCTGAGGTGCCTAAAGAACTCGTCATCAGTACTTTGACTCCAGCACCTCCAGCACCTCCTGAAATTCCTTTTATCAACCATATGCCGAAGTTCATGCACCCATTTATTGAAGATATTATTGACGTTGAAGGTGACGGTTATTGTGGATACCGTGTGGTAGCTTTGcaccaaaaagaaaatcaacaagattATGAGTTGATCAGACTGAACATGGAGAGGGAGCTGAGATTGCATAAGGAATCATATGTGGAGTTGTTCGATACTGAGCGTTACAAGTATGTCACGGATGCACTTTTCCCACCACCGAGAAGGAGTAAACATGCTATTGCAACCAAGGACAAATGGTTTACTTTTCCGGATATGGGTTACGTTGTGGCTACTCATTTTCAGAGGGTTGTTGTTCAACTATCAAATATGGAAAGGTGTGGAGCATCTAGAACTTGTTTCCCATTGCGTGGCAAACCTCCATCAGACACGTCAGACTTGGATTCCAAGATTATTTGCATCGGCGCGCTCGCTGACCACTTTGTGTTAGTGCGATTGAAAGTAGGATGTCCGATACCTCCAACGGCTCATCAGTGGAAAAACTCTTGTTCCGAAGAAGCTGCAGAATGGGAGCCCATGTTTTTGGATAGAATGCAAAAGTTTGGTGAGCTGTTGACCATTGAAAGAGCAGGCGATGACTTAGTCACGATTGGAAAGGGTAGCAAAGACAATCCGTTGGAATTGTAG
- the LOC123886263 gene encoding uncharacterized protein LOC123886263 — MDVSLTQRMRSTLAAVYFNHEKPILFRINDGETFDGLKQQLNELNRTTNNQNDNRTVSSLKYRKPSIGPDGRISFTDMMLENNDDIETMFSIFEQYSNRGPIELDATLTRSVEAILASLVRPEDRNHVSI, encoded by the coding sequence ATGGATGTCTCACTCACACAACGCATGAGATCTACCCTTGCAGCAGTTTACTTCAACCACGAAAAACCAATTTTGTTTCGCATTAACGATGGTGAAACGTTCGatggtctgaaacaacaactgaACGAGCTGAATCGTACCACCAACAACCAGAACGATAACAGAACAGTTTCGAGTCTCAAGTACCGTAAACCGTCGATCGGTCCCGACGGACGCATTTCCTTCACCGATATGATGCTTGAAAACAATGATGATATTGAAACTATGTTCTCAATTTTCGAGCAGTATAGCAACAGGGGACCTATCGAATTAGATGCAACGCTGACAAGATCTGTCGAAGCCATCCTTGCTAGCCTTGTTCGTCCGGAAGATCGAAATCATGTTTCCATTTGA